One Heterodontus francisci isolate sHetFra1 chromosome 3, sHetFra1.hap1, whole genome shotgun sequence DNA window includes the following coding sequences:
- the LOC137366860 gene encoding probable G-protein coupled receptor 139, whose translation MGQLTILLVKEIYYPILAIIGVPANLMTIVILFRGNCGLSKCISIYMVAMATADVLVLLINVMVYYIFSCHFPLSFLSHTPICKSILCMTVITLDLSVWFTVSFTFDRFIIICYQKFKTKYCMEKTVVVVITIIAALIFIKNIPFSFAYESEQIINKLEWGCQSSLAFFSSPLGVAWILFHTIWRVWLPFSLILLFNSLTVRHVLVASRRRRGLRGHSNENQSDPEMENRRKSIILLFTISGSFILLWLTAIMSFVITRMTNTTYYRGDRTDPAYIATETGAMLKLLSSCTNTCIYAATQRKFREELKKLLKSPWTLIERLVKNETKSI comes from the exons ATGGGGCAACTAACTATTCTGCTGGTAAAAgagatttactatcccattctcgcaaTTATTGGTGTCCCCG CAAACTTAATGACGATTGTGATTCTCTTCCGAGGAAACTGTGGCCTTTCCAAATGTATCTCTAtctacatggtggccatggcaacagcagatgtATTGGTCTTGCTCATCAATGTAATGGTGTATTATATTTTCAGTTGTCATtttccactttcattcctgtctCACACTCCTATATGTAAGTCTATTTTATGCATGACTGTTATTACCCttgatttgtctgtttggttcacTGTTTCCTTTACATTTGACCGTTTTATAATTATCTGTTACCAGAAGTTTAAAACAAAGTACTGCATGGAGAAAACTGTGGTTGTAGTTATAACAATCATCGCTGCCCTGATCTTTATAAAGAACATCCCCTTTTCATTTGCATATGAATCTGAACAGATAATTAACAAATTGGAGTGGGGCTGCCAGTCAAGTCTTGCATTTTTTTCCTCACCACTTGGTGTAGCGTGGATCTTGTTTCACACTATCTGGCGTGTTTGGCTCCCTTTCTCTTTAATTCTCTTGTTTAATTCATTGACAGTCAGACATGTTTTAGTGGCCAGTAGAAGACGAAGGGGACTCCGGGGTCACAGTAATGAGAAtcagagtgatccagagatggagaaccgaaggaaatccataattttactcttcactatatcgggcagttttatactgttgtggctgACAGCCATCATGAGCTTTGTAATTACAAGAATGACAAATACAACTTACTATCGAGGAGACCGCACAGACCCTGCATATATCGCCACTGAAACTGGAGCTATGCTGAAACTTttgagttcctgcacaaacacgtgtatttatgcagctACCCAGAGAAAATTCAGGGAGGAGCTGAAGAAGTTGCTGAAATCACCTTGGACACTGATTGAAAGATTggttaaaaatgaaacaaaatcgATCTAG